ACCCGGTAGAAGACCTGGTATTCCGAAGCCCCGTCGATGGCTGCCGAGTCCTCCAGTTCCGATGGCAGAGAGCGGAAAAAGCCGGTCAGGAGAAAGATGGTGAACGGCAGCGAGAGGGCTACGTAGACGACCATCAGTCCCGGCAAGGTGTCCACGAGCCTGATCCCGGACAACAGGACAAATAGTGGCACAAGCAGCAGTTGATAGGGCACTCCCATTCCGATGATGAAGGAATTGCTCACCACTTCTCGCCCGCGGAATGGCACGCGACTCAACACGTAGGCCGCCGGCGCCGAGACTGCCACGATGGCTGCGGTGGAGATACCGACCACCACAATGCTGTTCAGGAAGTAGTCGCCCATGCGCACTACACTCCATGCCTTTTGGTAGTTCTCGAAGTGCAGCGTTGATGGCAAAGACCATGCGCTGGTAAACAGTTCTTGATTGTCTTTGAAGGAGGATACGATGATCCACAGGAAGGCGAAGATCGTAAAGGCGGTCCATAGCAGGAGAATTCCCGTGGCTGACAGGCGAGCCAGTGCACCAAGAAGCTGGTTCCACGAAGTCGAGACTCTGGATTGAGAGGGGATTGAGGGTGCTGGTAGTTTCTGATCCATAACCGTTTCTCCCTAGAACTCGATCGGGTCGCGGCGCATCAGTCGTCGCGAGACCAGAACAAAGATGGCCACCAGGATGAGCAACGTAACGGCCACTGCCGTGCCATAGCCCATACGGAATACGGCATCCCGCTTGCCGAAAGAAAGAATGTACATGTATACGGCGGTAGTCCAGATCGGGCGTGGAGGGCGAATGCCGGCGAAGGCGTACATGAACTCGAACTGTTTGATAGCGCCGATGCCCCACAGCACGATCGCTATCGTGAGCACATCCCAGAGAAGGGGGATGGTGATCCGGACGAAGATCTGCAATTGATTGGCACCCTCGACTTTGGCGGCGTCGAATAGCTCTGGTGATATCTTGTCCACGCCGGCCAGCAGCAAAACTACGTAAAAACCAACGTAGATCCATACCAGCGCCACGATGACGGCCCAGGGAATCAGATTGGGACCGGTCCATGTGGTCTTGGACAGCCCCTCCAGGCCAATCAGGTCAAAGAAGCCATTCAAGAGGCCAAAGTTGCGGTTATAGATGAATGCCCAGAGTGTTGCCAGGGCTACCGTGGCCACTACGTTGGGAAAAAAAAGCACCGCCCGGAGCACTTTCTTGCCGCGTATGCCTGAACTCAGAATACCGGTAAACAGGAAAGCGATGCCAAAGATCAACACACCACCGGCAATCAGAATGAGCAGGGTGAAACGCAACGTACCCCAATACACCTTGTCGCCAAGCAATTCCTGGAAGTTTGCCAGGCCGATGAAGGTCCGGGTTGGCGTAAACCCGGACCAGTCATACATGCTGACGATCAGCGCCTGAATAGCGGGGTAGATGAAAAAGACGATGTATAGGATGCCGGCCGGCGCCAAGAACGGGATCACTATCTTCTTTCGGTCCTTGCGCATGGTACCTCCCTGGATTTTGATGGGAGGGCTGGGGCATAGTGAGTCTGCCCCAGCCCTGCAAACTAGGGATTTGGCTAGCGGTCTCTCTCCGGCGTCGGCGTCGGCTTCGACCAGTAATCCACAGTTTCTGCCTTGAGAGTCTCGATGAACTCCTCAGCTGTGATCTGTTGGGTGATCAGCTGGTCGTCGAGCGGCAGGAAGATCGATATCCACCACGACGGGAAGTCGGACTGAACACCATCGTAGGGCTTGAACAGCAGCGTGTTGGCGTCAAACCAGTCCTTGACGTCGGGCAGCACATCGGGGATGGGCACATCCGCCCGCGCCGACATATTTTTGCCCTCTTCAACCGACTTCTCGCGGAATTGCTTCTGCATGCTGAACTTCATGAACTCCCGGGCCGCGGCTGCATTCTGAGCATCCTTGGGTATCACCCAGCCAATCAGATAAGACTCCATTTCGGTCATCTTACCCTTGCCACCCTCCACCTCAGGGAAGAGAAAACCGCGGTACTTGAAGTCAGGTTTAGCGGTCTGCTTGGTCTCGTTTGGCACCCAGCTTCCCACCAGGATCGCCGCTGCATCACCCTGTGACCAGGCCACCTGGCCGGCCGGCCAGATATTCCCATCCCATCCGGGCATGAAATAGCCTTTTTCAGCCGGCTCCTGCACCATCTGGGCTACCTTGAGCCAGCCCGGATCATCCCAGGCCGCGCCGGTGGTATCAGAGACGGCGTTATGCCATGCACCAGGACCCATGACGCGTTCAGCCAGCCAATAGAAGAAGTAGGCGTTATAGAAGTCGACCGTGCCATCCTGGGCGAAGCAGGCCTTGTCCTGACCCTTGAGCGTCTCACACATCTGCATCAGTTCATCCCAGGTCTCAGGCACACTCAGGCCGTTTTCTGAAAAGAAGTTCTCGTCATACCAGAAGGCTGAGGTGATGATCTGATAGGGGATGAACACAACCTCTCCATCCACCTTGTAGGGCTCCAGCACACCGGGGACGAAGACATCGCTGAACTGGACATCCTCTCCATAAGCCTGTTCTGTAAGCAGATTGTCGAGTGGCGTAGTCAGGTCGTTTTTCATCAGCGCTGCATTGAGCTCGTCCGCAGCGTGATCAACCAGGTCGAGCTGCGTGCCGGCCAGCAACGCCGAACGAACTTTCGTCAGCACTTCACGCCCTGCCCATGTGACCTCGACGTTAACGTTGGGATATGCCTTCTCAAACTCCGCAACAGTCTCGGCGATGACCATCTGCTCCGGTTCGCCTTCGTTCCACATGACCCAGTAGACCAGGTCGCCGGAGATCTCGCCCTCGGCTGCAGCCGGCGCATCTGCGACTGGGAATGCCTGA
The sequence above is a segment of the Chloroflexota bacterium genome. Coding sequences within it:
- a CDS encoding carbohydrate ABC transporter permease, producing the protein MDQKLPAPSIPSQSRVSTSWNQLLGALARLSATGILLLWTAFTIFAFLWIIVSSFKDNQELFTSAWSLPSTLHFENYQKAWSVVRMGDYFLNSIVVVGISTAAIVAVSAPAAYVLSRVPFRGREVVSNSFIIGMGVPYQLLLVPLFVLLSGIRLVDTLPGLMVVYVALSLPFTIFLLTGFFRSLPSELEDSAAIDGASEYQVFYRVMLPLASPGIITAAIFNFIGLWNEYMLALVMINDQDKRTLSLGLYGLQGSMQYTSDWVGLFAGVVIVMVPTLILFIVMSERVIEGITLGATKG
- a CDS encoding sugar ABC transporter permease, translating into MRKDRKKIVIPFLAPAGILYIVFFIYPAIQALIVSMYDWSGFTPTRTFIGLANFQELLGDKVYWGTLRFTLLILIAGGVLIFGIAFLFTGILSSGIRGKKVLRAVLFFPNVVATVALATLWAFIYNRNFGLLNGFFDLIGLEGLSKTTWTGPNLIPWAVIVALVWIYVGFYVVLLLAGVDKISPELFDAAKVEGANQLQIFVRITIPLLWDVLTIAIVLWGIGAIKQFEFMYAFAGIRPPRPIWTTAVYMYILSFGKRDAVFRMGYGTAVAVTLLILVAIFVLVSRRLMRRDPIEF
- a CDS encoding extracellular solute-binding protein, which produces MNTPRTFLLILLTLALLLSACAAPAAAPQAFPVADAPAAAEGEISGDLVYWVMWNEGEPEQMVIAETVAEFEKAYPNVNVEVTWAGREVLTKVRSALLAGTQLDLVDHAADELNAALMKNDLTTPLDNLLTEQAYGEDVQFSDVFVPGVLEPYKVDGEVVFIPYQIITSAFWYDENFFSENGLSVPETWDELMQMCETLKGQDKACFAQDGTVDFYNAYFFYWLAERVMGPGAWHNAVSDTTGAAWDDPGWLKVAQMVQEPAEKGYFMPGWDGNIWPAGQVAWSQGDAAAILVGSWVPNETKQTAKPDFKYRGFLFPEVEGGKGKMTEMESYLIGWVIPKDAQNAAAAREFMKFSMQKQFREKSVEEGKNMSARADVPIPDVLPDVKDWFDANTLLFKPYDGVQSDFPSWWISIFLPLDDQLITQQITAEEFIETLKAETVDYWSKPTPTPERDR